The Arachis ipaensis cultivar K30076 chromosome B07, Araip1.1, whole genome shotgun sequence genome includes a window with the following:
- the LOC107608020 gene encoding uncharacterized protein LOC107608020: MATLSYCTLHALSSFSSSSSLVHLSHSSSSSSSILLQLPSNPRFTFKCKTKPITKPRFLMIIDPILLFNGIGSTLYFDTQTLLATVSVLAAIALSLFLGLKGDPVPCERCGGNGGTKCVFCDNGKMKKDAGLINCKVCKGSGLILCKKCGGSGYSRRL, encoded by the exons aTGGCCACTCTCTCTTACTGTACTCTTCATGctttatcttctttttcttcttcatcaagCTTGGTTCACCTTTctcactcttcttcttcttcttcttccatactCCTCCAACTACCTTCAAATCCCAGGTTCACGTTCAAATGCAAAACCAAACCAATAACAAAGCCAAGGTTTTTGATGATCATTGATCCTATTTTGCTCTTTAATGGAATTGGAAGCACTTTGTATTTTGACACCCAAACCCTTTTAGCCACCGTTAGTGTTTTGGCTGCCATTGCTCTTTCTCTCTTCCTTGGTCTTAAG GGAGATCCTGTGCCTTGTGAGCGTTGTGGAGGCAATG GTGGGACAAAATGTGTTTTCTGTGACAATGGAAAGATGAAGAAAGATGCAGGGTTAATTAACTGTAAAGTGTGCAAGGGTTCAG gATTGATACTCTGCAAGAAATGTGGGGGTTCTGGCTATTCTCGGAGGCTATGA
- the LOC107609202 gene encoding CSC1-like protein At3g21620 — MASLGDIGLAAAINLLSALTFLIAFAVLRIQPINDRVYFPKWYLKGLRTSPLHSGAFVSKFVNLDFNSYIRFLNWMPAALQMPEPELIDHAGLDSAVYLRIYLLGLKIFVPIALLAFSVMVPVNWTNDTLKRSNLVYSSIDKLSISNIPLGSNRFWTHLVMAYAFTFWTCYILKREYQIIATMRLHFLASERRRPDQFTVLVRNVPPDPDESVSELVEHFFLVNHPDHYLTHQVIYNAKKLSSLVAKKKKKQNWLDYYQLKYSRNQTERPTKKTGFLGLCGNRVDAIDFYTDEIDKLSKEIELEREKVIKDPKSIMPAAFVSFRTRWGAAVCAQTQQSRNPTTWLTEWAPEPRDVYWNNMAIPYVSLTIRRLIVAVAFFFLTFFFMIPIAFVQSLANIEGIEKAAPFLRAFIEIPFIKSFIQGFLPGIALKIFLIFLPTILMIMSKFEGFISTSALERRSATRYYIFQFINVFLGSIITGTAFQQLDKFIHQSANEIPKTIGVSIPMKATFFITYIMVDGWAGCAGEILRLKPLIFYHLKNTFLVKTEKDREEAMDPGTIGFNTGEPQIQLYFLLGLVYAVVTPFLLPYIIVFFGFAYVVYRHQIINVYNQEYESAAAFWPDVHGRIIFALVISQLLLMGLLSTKEASNSTPLLITLPVLTIWFHRFCKGRYEPAFIRHPLQEAMMKDTLERAREPNFNLKEFLQSAYIHPVFKGGDEDSESEAMSEEGEQEPVLVQTKRQSRKNTPAPSKHSSSLSSPLHESADKHLRP; from the exons ATGGCTTCACTTGGTGATATAGGACTTGCAGCAGCAATAAACCTCCTCAGTGCATTAACTTTCTTAATTGCATTTGCTGTGCTCCGGATACAACCTATAAATGATAGAGTGTACTTTCCGAAATGGTATTTGAAGGGTTTAAGGACCAGTCCTTTGCACTCAGGAGCATTTGTGAGCAAGTTTGTCAATTTAGACTTCAATTCTTATATAAGGTTCTTGAATTGGATGCCGGCAGCATTGCAAATGCCGGAACCGGAACTAATTGACCATGCAGGCCTGGATTCCGCCGTATACTTGAGGATATACTTGCTCGG GCTAAAAATATTTGTCCCCATTGCACTCCTTGCATTTTCTGTTATGGTACCTGTCAATTGGACCAACGACACCTTGAAGCGTTCAAATTTGGTTTACAGCAGCATAGATAAGCTTTCCATTTCAAACATTCCATTAGGATCAAACAG ATTTTGGACCCATTTGGTAATGGCCTATGCTTTTACCTTTTGGACATGCTATATCTTGAAAAGGGAGTATCAGATTATTGCAACAATGAGGTTGCATTTTCTTGCTTCAGAACGACGCCGTCCTGACCAGTTCACA GTACTTGTTAGGAATGTACCACCTGATCCTGATGAATCAGTTAGTGAGCTAGTGGAGCATTTCTTCTTGGTCAACCATCCAGACCACTATCTCACTCATCAG GTTATTTACAATGCAAAGAAACTTTCTAGCCTAGTtgctaagaagaagaaaaagcagaaCTGGCTTGACTACTACCAACTTAAATATTCTAGAAATCAAACCGAAAGGCCAACTAAAAAG ACTGGATTTTTAGGACTTTGCGGCAATAGGGTGGACGCAATTGATTTTTACACTGACGAAATCGATAAACTTTCAAAAGAA ATTGAATTGGAGAGAGAGAAAGTCATAAAAGATCCTAAATCCATAATGCCAGCAGCTTTTGTTTCTTTCCGAACTCGTTGGGGTGCAGCAGTTTGTGCCCAAACTCAGCAGTCCAGAAATCCAACCACATGGCTGACTGAATGGGCTCCGGAACCTCGTGATGTGTATTGGAATAACATGGCCATACCATATGTTTCCCTCACAATAAGGAGGCTTATAGTTGCAGTGGCTTTCTTCTTTCTGACATTCTTTTTCATGATTCCTATCGCATTCGTGCAGTCACTTGCTAACATTGAAGGCATTGAAAAAGCAGCTCCTTTCTTGAGGGCCTTTATTGAGAT ACCATTTATAAAATCTTTTATACAAGGTTTCCTTCCTGGGATTGCTTTGAAGATATTCCTCATTTTTCTGCCAACAATATTGATGATAATGTCTAAGTTCGAAGGGTTTATAAGCACGTCTGCTCTCGAAAGGAGATCAGCAACAAGATATTATATCTTTCAGTTCATAAATGTATTTCTTGGGAGCATAATTACTGGGACTGCCTTCCAGCAACTGGATAAGTTTATCCACCAGTCTGCAAATGA AATTCCAAAGACTATTGGTGTCTCAATTCCTATGAAGGCAACTTTCTTCATAACATATATAATGGTTGATGGTTGGGCTGGTTGTGCTGGTGAGATTCTAAGGTTGAAGCCATTGATATTCTATCACTTGAAAAACACCTTCTTGGTGAAGACTGAAAAGGACCGCGAAGAAGCAATGGATCCGGGAACCATTGGTTTCAATACAGGAGAACCACAAATTCAACTTTATTTCTTACTTGGCCTTGTTTATGCTGTGGTCACCCCTTTCTTACTTCCATACATCATCGTCTTCTTCGGTTTTGCATATGTTGTCTATCGTCATCAG ATTATAAATGTGTACAACCAAGAATATGAGAGTGCTGCAGCTTTCTGGCCTGATGTACATGGCCGCATTATATTTGCTTTAGTGATCTCACAGCTTCTATTAATGGGATTACTGAGTACAAAAGAAGCTTCTAACTCAACTCCATTGCTCATCACTCTCCCTGTTTTAACCATTTGGTTTCATCGCTTCTGCAAAGGGAGATATGAACCTGCTTTCATTCGGCATCCATTACAG GAAGCAATGATGAAGGACACGTTGGAGCGTGCCCGAGAGCCGAACTTCAATTTGAAAGAGTTCCTACAGAGTGCTTATATCCATCCTGTTTTCAAGGGTGGCGACGAAGACAGTGAGAGCGAAGCAATGAGTGAAGAGGGTGAGCAGGAACCGGTGCTTGTCCAAACGAAACGACAGTCTCGGAAGAACACACCGGCGCCTAGCAAACATAGCAGTTCATTGTCATCTCCCCTCCATGAATCTGCTGATAAACATTTGCGGCCTTAA